GGCGCGAGCCCGGTAGTCTGCCGGTGCGGCGAGGGCTCGACCTCGCCGCAACTTCCAATGGAGGAGGCACCGATGCGCAGAGTCCTCGTCGCGCTGTTCGTCATGGGGCTGTCCATCAGCACGTACGCCGAAGCCAAGTCGACCGAGGCCGCCATCCGCGGCACCAAGGGTCGGTACGGCGACGCCGGCTGCGGGCTCGGCTCGATGGCCTTCGGCGACCAGCAGGGCGCCATCCAGATCCTGGCCGCCACCACCAACGGCACCTTCGGCAACCAGACCTTCGGCATCACCACCGGCACCTCGAACTGCAGCGGCCTCAGCGGCGCCCAGGCGACCCGCCTCTTCATCGAGGTGAACCGCGAGGCGCTGGCGAAGGACATCTCGCGCGGCTCGGGCGAGACCATCGGCACGCTGACCTGGCTCAACGGCTGCACCGACTCGAACAGCGTGGGCGCCACCCTGCAGAAGAACTTCTCCGCCATCTTCCCCTCGGAGAGCGTGTCGACCGACGCGGTCACCGAGGCGGTCATCAAGACGCTGAAGGATGAGAAGATGCTGGCGTGTCAGAACCTCGGCTGAGCCGCCCCCGGATCGCATCCCTGGACCCCGTCCGCCCCGCACAGCGTGGGCGGGCGGGGTCTTCTTCGAAGATGACCCGCCTGGCCGCCCTGCTCCTGGGCGCCGCGCTGGCCTCGACCGCCGCGGCGGCCGAACCGGCGCCGCCTCCCTACCTCTCCGAGCTCCTGGCCGCGGCCCGCGCCCGCCACCTGGCGGACGCGCTCGCCTGGCGCCGCCTCGTGCACTACCGCGCGAAGCTGCTGGGCGGCGTCGAGGCCGCCGCCGACGGCCCGGGCTTCTACCTGGCTCCGGGCGGCAAGACCGACCCGGCGGCGGAGCTGGAGGCCACGCTGACCGGCTTCTTCGCGCCGGCTGCGCCCGCCGCGCCGCCGGCGCCGGCCACCCCGCCGGCCCGGCAGCACCCGCAGTGCCAGTTCCCGGCGCGCCTGGCCTGGCTCTCGGGGGAGCTCGGGATCGACCGGTCCCGCTTGCCGGCGCCGGCCTGCCCGCGGCTGGACGAGTTCCGCGCCCGCGTCCAGGCGCGCTCCGTCACCCTCGTCTTCTCCTCCTACTACCTCAACAACCCCGCCTCGGCGTTCGGCCATACCTTCCTCAGGCTGAACAAGACCGCCGCCCCCGAGGCGGCCAAGCACTTCCAGCTCCTCGACTTCGGGGTGGACTACGCCGCGACCGTCGACACCGGCAACGTCCTCCTCTACGCGGTGAAGGGCCTCACCGGCCTCTTCCACGGGAACTGGAACCACTACCCCTACTTCTACAAGGTGCGCGAGTACGCGGACTACGAGTCGCGCGACCTGTGGGAGTACGACCTCGCGCTCACCCCGGCCGAGACCGAGCTGCTGGTGGCGCACCTGTGGGAGCTCGGCTCGACCTGGTTCGACTACTACTACCTCACCGAGAACTGCTCGCAGGGTGTGCTGGGCGCGCTCGAGGCGGCCGCGCCGCGGCTGGAGCTGCTGCGCCACCTCGGCCTCATCGTGCTGCCGGCCGACACGGTGAAGGCGTTGTTCGAGAACCCGGGCCTCGTCCGCGCGGTGCACTTCCGGCCCTCGATCCGGACCCAGTTCCTGGCCCGCGCCGGCGCCCTCTCCAGCCGGGAGCGCGGCGCGCTGCGCGCGCTCATCGGCTCGCCCGCCGCGCCGACCCCCGGGCTCGCGCCCCCCGAGGAGGCGCGCGCGCTCGACGCGGCGCTCGACTGGGTGGACTTCGTGCACGCGAAGGAGCTGCTCGACGCGCGGGTGACCCCGGCGGCCGACGTGAAGCAGCGGCTCATGGCGCGGCGCAGCACCGTCCCGGTGCAGAGCCAGGAGCTCGTCATCCCACTCGCCGCGTCGCAGCAGCCGCAGCTCGGCCACGGGTCCCTGCGGATGGGAGTCGCGGGCGGCGCCTCCAGCCGCGCCGGGCCGCTCGCCGTGTACGACTTCCGGCTGGCGCTGCACGACCTCGCCGACCCGCCCACCGGCTACCCGGCCCTGGCCCAGATCGAGTTCCTGCCGGTGCGGGTCCGGTACGAGCCGCGCCACGACGCGCTCCACCTCGAGCGCGCGCTGGTGGTGGACGTCTTCTCGCTGAGCGACTTCAGCCGCTTCGACCCCCACGTCACCTGGCGCGCCGGCTTCGGCGCCGACACGATCCGCGACGCCGGCTGCCCCGGCTGCCTGGCCGGCGTGGCGCAGCTCGGGGGCGGGCTCGCGCAGTCCTTCCTGGGCGACGCGGTGACCGCGTACGCGCTCACCGACGCCGAGCTGGCGGCCGCGCCGGACCTGCGCGGCCTCGACGGGCGCGCGGCGCGGCTCGCGCTGGGGCCGTCGGCGGGCCTGCGGCTCCGCGCCGGCGAGCGCGCCTCGCTGCTGGGCGAGGCGGGGTGGCGCTACCTGCCGTGGGCGGCCCCGCGCTCCACCTTCGACCTCCGCCTCACCGGCCGGCTCCACCTCCGCCGGACGTCGCTGTGGCTCGAGATCGCGCGGCGCCCCATCGAGACCGAGGCGCTCCTCGGGGTGTCGCTCTTCCTCTGACGGGCCGTCAGCGCCGGCGCCCGAGCCCCGCGAGCGGCTCGTACAGCGCGCGCGGCAGCGCCCCCAGCGCGCGCACCGCCGCGGCCAGGCCGCGCGGGAAGAAGAGCGCCGGCTCGCCGCGCGCGATCCCCGCCGCCATGACCTCGACCGCGTCGTCGAGCTCCATCAGGAACGGCATGGGGAAGCGGTTCTTGGCGGTCATCTCGGTCTTCACGAAGCCCGGGTACAGGGTGAGCGCGCGCACGCCGCTGCCGCGCAGGTCGACCCGCACGCCCTCCATGAAGGTGTGCAGGGCGGCCTTGCTGGCGCAGTAGGCGGCGCTCCCCGGCAGGCCGCGGAGGGCGGCCAGCGACGCGACCGCCACCACCGTCCCCTCGCCGCGCGCCACCATGGCGGGCAGCGCCGCGGCGACCGTCACGCAGGCGGCCGAGACGTTCACGTCGAGGACGCGCTTCACCCGGCGCCAGTCCATCCGGGTGGCCGGCGTCGGCTCGCCCACCCCGGCGTTCGCCACCACCAGGTCGAGCGCGCCGCCCGCCGCCTCCTCCGCCGCGGCGATCGCCCGCGCCTGCGCCTCGGCGTCGGTCACGTCGAGCGCCACCGGCACGATG
The DNA window shown above is from Anaeromyxobacter diazotrophicus and carries:
- a CDS encoding Lnb N-terminal periplasmic domain-containing protein translates to MTRLAALLLGAALASTAAAAEPAPPPYLSELLAAARARHLADALAWRRLVHYRAKLLGGVEAAADGPGFYLAPGGKTDPAAELEATLTGFFAPAAPAAPPAPATPPARQHPQCQFPARLAWLSGELGIDRSRLPAPACPRLDEFRARVQARSVTLVFSSYYLNNPASAFGHTFLRLNKTAAPEAAKHFQLLDFGVDYAATVDTGNVLLYAVKGLTGLFHGNWNHYPYFYKVREYADYESRDLWEYDLALTPAETELLVAHLWELGSTWFDYYYLTENCSQGVLGALEAAAPRLELLRHLGLIVLPADTVKALFENPGLVRAVHFRPSIRTQFLARAGALSSRERGALRALIGSPAAPTPGLAPPEEARALDAALDWVDFVHAKELLDARVTPAADVKQRLMARRSTVPVQSQELVIPLAASQQPQLGHGSLRMGVAGGASSRAGPLAVYDFRLALHDLADPPTGYPALAQIEFLPVRVRYEPRHDALHLERALVVDVFSLSDFSRFDPHVTWRAGFGADTIRDAGCPGCLAGVAQLGGGLAQSFLGDAVTAYALTDAELAAAPDLRGLDGRAARLALGPSAGLRLRAGERASLLGEAGWRYLPWAAPRSTFDLRLTGRLHLRRTSLWLEIARRPIETEALLGVSLFL
- a CDS encoding DUF3015 family protein, coding for MRRVLVALFVMGLSISTYAEAKSTEAAIRGTKGRYGDAGCGLGSMAFGDQQGAIQILAATTNGTFGNQTFGITTGTSNCSGLSGAQATRLFIEVNREALAKDISRGSGETIGTLTWLNGCTDSNSVGATLQKNFSAIFPSESVSTDAVTEAVIKTLKDEKMLACQNLG
- a CDS encoding SDR family NAD(P)-dependent oxidoreductase, with the protein product MAAFQPKSVFITGASSGLGRGLALHYARAGATVHAAARRQEALAGLADEVARASLPGLIVPVALDVTDAEAQARAIAAAEEAAGGALDLVVANAGVGEPTPATRMDWRRVKRVLDVNVSAACVTVAAALPAMVARGEGTVVAVASLAALRGLPGSAAYCASKAALHTFMEGVRVDLRGSGVRALTLYPGFVKTEMTAKNRFPMPFLMELDDAVEVMAAGIARGEPALFFPRGLAAAVRALGALPRALYEPLAGLGRRR